The Lepeophtheirus salmonis chromosome 3, UVic_Lsal_1.4, whole genome shotgun sequence genomic interval ACAGCCTGCGTTTCCAATTTATCTAGTTGTTCGACAGTTCTCTCGAgagcttttttctttttatccatCACAACCTTTTCAGAGGTTGAGCCTCCGTTTTTGTAGGCTTTTTTGGCttgttttaaatctttttctGCTTTTTCAACAGCCTCTCTTTTTGCTTTGATTTTATCTTGAAGATTTTGCATAGATTTATCGTGCGTCTTGGGGGCAGCTCTTTGATGGTTACATAGAATAGCAACTTTTCTGTTGGCTCGATTATATGAAAGCAtctaaaattgaaagaaaaattaatgattgaCAACACTTGATATACACAATGTTAGCAAACTATACTattgaaaaaacttaattatatgGCTTGATGTTAAGAAATTTCAGAATTCAATGGAAAGTAACAAATACTTACTTTTGCTGGAACATTATCATCTGCCTCAGTCAATTCTTCTAATTGATCCTGCAGAGTGAACGATGCATTAAACGTACGAAATACTTTCGCAGTAAGTCCTTTCATCAATGAATTtagatattcatttaatattgttGTATTGAGTCTATCAAAAAGATCGTCTTCACCTCtcttattttccataaaaagttGCACATTTTTAAAAACGCGTTTCTCAACTGGTACAATGTTGTGATATCGAATCGAATCTTTACCCAGAAAATCGAATTCTACGCAATAATCTTTGCCTAATACCataaatgtcaatatttttaatcattatccacttttattaaaataatatagattattaCCGTCTTTAACTGTATGTAAAGTGATGTGCTCAACTCTCAAGGAACAGCAACCAACTGTATCAGCCTGATCTTCATCTTTTTCATTACCAGCTCTTAGAGCCAATTTGTCAATAAAGTAGAGAGCAACTGACCTTTGACGGACTCTCATTTCTTTAGACTTAAAGTCCACTGTGTAATCGTCCCTTATCTTTTCAATCTTGGATTTTAATTCACGCGCTTTTTCATACTTTAACATATCCTTTTCCCCTTTTAATTTTGAGGAAGGATTTAACATGacgtatttgatttgattttgaatattttcggTCCATGAAGCCAACCAAGTAACCtgaaacacaaaataattaatacacatTCTAATACTCCTTTTGTGAATAAACAAATAGACATACAGTATTGTCATGTCGAACTTCTTTCCATCTGTGCCCTGGAGGAGGTTCAGGGAATTTAGAATCCTTGGAGCAATTGATAATCACATCCTCCGGTACAACACGTCTTTTTAACATACCCTGTTTAGGATGCTCTCCACGTCCACGAAATAAACCCGGAGGCTCAATACGGAAATTACCGATTTTTTCATTGTGATTATCAATAACGCAGATTCCAAATTCATCTTGTATTGCtgcatttttttccttctccgcctttttttcttccttgctACGATTTTTACGTTCTTCCGATACCTTCTTGTAGTATGTATTGATTTCTCTGAAGTCACACTTACTCAAATTAGTTATGATATCTCTTTCTTCTCTTGTCATTACTTTACgccaatctttaaaaaaatttcggtTGAACACTTCCTTTTCTGTATATTCATGTTCAATCATCCTTGCATAGAATCCGCCACTTCTTCCGTCTCGGACGAtagcttcatttttttatcattataataaaagtgtACACCCTTTGGCAAACGATCATAGTCGGGAGCGAAAAGTGGAcctaaatgaattatttttgaataaaaaaaatagataagtttaactatatatataaatcattaccTCTATGCTGCAAAAATTTCCACTTGGTTCCATCATCTACTTTCTCTTCTTCCCACCATTTCCAAACTTCAACTTTATCTTCCTTTTTCTTACGGCCTCCACTTTTAGTAGGACTTACTACTTCATGCTTTACTTTGTGATTTTTCTTGCTGCTTTTTGACTTTTTGCTTACTTCAACTCGTTCAACTTTCTTTACTTTGGGTTTTTTCCTTTTCGAAAGTGGAACATCATCTTCAGAATCCTCATCTCTcgatttccttttcttattctTAGATTTTTTGGCCtaaagattagaaaaaaaagataaatacagCAACTCAAATAAAAATGGTTAGCAAGTTTTAAAAGACTgcataaatagtaataaaaacgTTTAATTTAATCGTGAAAAACTCTTATGAAAGCAGTGCAATAAACCTTTAATCTGAAAGTTGAGACATATCTTTGCTATTTAATAGgattaatctttcaaaaaaaaaaaaatcccgataatttatgtttgtattattaaGGGAATCTTGtggggaaaaataataatagtggaTTACTATTACATGCACTATCAGTCAATCATAATTAAAAGCTGctgtttaactttttaaaaaaccacGTGGTAATCGCACCGGGATGATGAATGACttagttgaatataaatatactaataagtaattttataagaaaattatgattaatagaAATGCATCATACCAAAGGGATATCATCTTCACTATCATCCTGCACTTTGACTTCAACCTCCATATTTTCTTGCTTCGCATTATTATAGCGATCTTCTTCAAATTCATCCTGTTCCTCATGTAGTTCTTCTTCATACTGAGGCTCATCTTTAACTTGCTGTTCTTGTTGTTCCATCTTCATTTCCTCATCATGATTATGAAAAGACACTTCTTCGCCCATGGAATGATCATATCCcatttccttcctttttctAGCTTCTTTCTCAGCACGTTCTTTATCTTTTCGTACTCGACGCTCTTCCTCCGTTTCCTTGGACTTATGACGTTGCTCTTTTTCTTTACGAGCTTTTCGCTCTTCCTCTGTTTCTTCTCTCCGACCCTCTCTTTTATGTCGTTCTTCCCGTTCCTTTCGTTCCCTTTCCTTACGGAGACGACGTTCATCTTCCGTCTCATCCCTTCGGCCTTCTCTTTTGTGACGTTCCTCTCGTTCTTTACGCTCTTTTTCCTTCCTTACTTTTCTTTCCTCTTCTGTTTCGTCCCGACGCCCTTCCCTTTTGTGCCTTTCTTCACGTTCTCGCCTTTCTTTTTCCTTACGAGCCCGTCGTTCCTCCTCGGTCTCCTCCCGACGCCCTTCACGCTTATGGCGATCTTCCCTTTCTTTACGCTCTTGCTCTTTGCGAACACGGCGCTCCTCTTCCGTTTCTTTTCGTCGCTCCTTATCCTTATGTTTATGCTTGGAAGAAGAATGACGATGCTCAGAAGCTTTGGTCTCTGTCGACCCATTCGTGAATGCTTCTACGGGTTAGAAGAAAATAGAAGTTGAGCAacgaattacataaataaacaagcAATGTAGGAGAGGGGATGGGGCGGATAAGAGCTATTTAAAGTGGAAACATCAAAGCGCCATGTATAGACTTAATGCATAATAATCAAAAGATTGCTGGGAAATGAGCAATGTACTTGCATTTTGTTACACTAGGAAAACGCTCATTCGAGCCCCATTTAACTCCACCCCACGTTCTTCTTATTATTGAACTTTTGCAAAGCTTCATGAAGCTGCATGAAGAAGGAGAAAGggagatagaaagagagagagagaacaaGAAAAAGTGTGTGTCTGGAAAAGGGAAAATGGCGTCAGAATGAAGCAGAGCTacaagaagagagagagagagagatagaaGGAAATAGTCTGAGGAAGAGCTGCTAGCTAGAGAGCGGAGGAAAGAGAGATACAGAAGGAGAAAAAGAGAAATGAGAGAGAATCTTTGGGAAATAGAAGAATTAAaaggaagagagaaaaaaaaaggggaaggAACAAAGCGTTATAAATTTTCTAAGTATCGTTTGAGATTGGGACTTAGTTTCTGACTCTACTGCCTCaactaaaaaaatccattttcgCCATTTTTCTCCACGTTTTGCTCCATAGACAAGGCAAAAGGGAATATAATCCCCTTAAGCCTTgtacaatgatttattttactcatttattCTCGTAAAACAGGGATCTTACCTCCATTTAAGCcctgaaaataaagaaatacaaagttagtcAGCACTTTAATGACAAATAAAAGGAAAAGTATGGGTCTAAAGATGGAAAGAGTTCTCGAAGGGAAGTCAAGGAAGACTCTCTCCCTCCCTAGACATGATATTCCGTGAATCAAGATAATATCCGGTGCGAACTGCACTACTACTTACAGAGGATCCATGATGAAGCATCGTTCCATTTTCACCCATGACGATTGAAGACTAGGATTCGTTCACTTAGAGATTTGTTTCTGGAATGAGAGAGCCGGGAATGCGAAAAAAGGCGAGATAACTCCACACGACACGATTTCCTATCTTGACAATGTGATGTCTCACGCAAGACTCTAATACCAAGTTAGAAGAAATCCGAGCTCTAGCGCACGCCCAACtctaagtattatatatattttatagccagCAGCAGCAGACTCACTCCACATCGACATCACTACTAAACGCGCACTCTCTTTCCTTCACCTCCTTCTCAGCTTGATAGAAACCGGCCTGTAGAACAGACGCCATCTTAAAACTTGctctctatttctttttttatcatccaTCAAGAATACCAAGTTCATTCCCTTTTGCCTCCTTCTTATCCCACTCTCTCTCTGtttgtttcttcatttattcccactttatttcttctctctccttgttattattatcttttttaaatggacaGCAGCAGTACTAGTCCTTCGCCTCTCCTTTTCTAGCTCTCTTTTCTTTAGCCATACTCAGCTGTAcgtacattatataattattaatatacaccCGGTCTagcaaatttttacttttacattAACATACATAGAGTCAAACCCCGGCATTCGCTATGATGCATAACTTCTAtctctaatatacatacatacagtcATTTCACATCAAtccattaattttatagaaaggCGGACTAAAAATTCTTGTAATTTGCCTCCCTTCACTTTTTTATTCAGCTACAACTTAACAACAATGATGAGGAAGCAAACATCATGAATCATGatggaataatattaataagagcaGGACCATGCtacaataaattaacatttactAGAGCTTACCTATGTCGCCCAAAAGGTGTAGATTATGATTTATGTTAAAATCCTTAGTTTGAATGTGATTCATTGatgactattaattaattaaatgggTTTTAATGGAAAGACGTAACTTTTCGTACCACGCTCCACGTGGTGCTATCAATTGGAGCATTTAAATTATACTAAGAAATTTggttaaatgatatatatatatatataataaaaaccagTATTACATTGGTATTTAATTATCCCTTGGATTGAAGTAAATTGAATATCTTTAAGTTGTTATAACATGTTACATGAGTAAGAAAATTCCTACTGGATCGAACGCATGGAGTAATGTTAATTACTGTTTCATGAAGtgcataatattattaaaatgagaTGGGATCGCAACGCTCGATCGATCAACGGGTTTGCAGCTTGAAAGATATGTTAAGCGAGGACTATTTTGAACCGTTGTATTACTAGCTTTATTACTtcgttattctttttttttcaagaagaagCTGCTGAAAAAGGGATTTAGAGGGACTTGGcgcttaataataaattagtacaTACAACAAATACGcggaataataattatttattaattactgatAACTTCTAGGGATGAGGATCCTCCTGGATTTAGAGGATCGTCCTTTCCTTTTAAAACAACTAAGCAAACTCTATCATGAACTCCCAACGGATCTCCGCTCACGCAAATCTCTTTTACCCGCCTCAGAGCTTATTTTGGAGGCAACTGAATACATTTCCTATTTGAAAAGCACGGTAATTAGTAAATGTCCAATCAATGATTCCTTcatgctttttaatatatattatttgtattttcttagaAAGTGATAACCAAGGAGACGTGCCCATTTACATCCGAGGCTGAACAAATCCCAAAGGAAATCACAGAGAAGTTTGCTGGAAACTATCCTTTCTTCTACGATGGActcaaaaaactcaaaacaatCGAGGAACTCAAAGTCCTTGCCAACTTAATGAAGGACCCCCTCGTCTCTCCCCTCAAACTCCCTTGTTATCCCTTGGAACTCAACACAGTCCCAAGGGCGCATATCATTGTATACAAAGCCTTTAGGTGAAATCTCATCATTTTCCTTCATTCTCTTATTAACAATGTTTTATAGGGATCAAGATGCGGAAGTTTTGGTGCGCTCCTGTAATACAACCCAATGTATAAATCCTCATCACTATAACGAACATACTACCTATGTGTTTCTTCGTACATTGGGGCGTCGAATTGCCAATAAACGAGATACGGAGGGCTCAAAAGTCTTTCTACATgtactattaaaaaagttaaatcccCGTGAAATCAAAATTATGACAAAGGGATTCTCGGGTGATCGAAAAGACTGTTTCCCGGTTTGTGCCAAATCATTTCCTTCTCGTGGAGAAATCTGTGTTCGACAATTAAAGGAATATGTTCAGCACTTGCTCTACAAAACATTTCGTTTTCATCATGTTGAGGGTGAGTTATGTCTCCTATCATCAGATCGATGTTCTCTCTCTCGAGGAAAATACAGAGAAACGCTTTTGTGCTTTAATCCCTggcattttgaatttttttcctttgatgcGGAAAACCGCAACAAGTATCGATATTCAAAGTCAAAAGAGCATATATGTGAGCCCAGATTAGTTGTCACGCTTTCCTTCTCAAAATATATGTGTCGTCTATGTTGGACTGAAGTGTCGGATCCCTGTGTCACTTCTagttttaatgatgaaaatgattTCGAGAATGACATACAGTTCCTTAATTCTGAAGACAGAAATCCTGAATTGACAAATTATTCCTCTATACCTCAAGCATCTGTACAATCATCGCCAGTTGCAAGTAATATTACTGATTCTCAAGTAGTTGAAAGCATTTCATTTTCGCCTGTGCCACTTGATCCTCCTATTGTTAATGTAATACCAGAagcttcagaaaaaaatatatagaacttAAAGTTCCTGCCGTAGTAGCTGAATATCCTCTATCCGAGACCAGTGAAGCAACCAAGACTTTTTCTCAGTCCAATACACAATCCATCAGTGATAAATCTAGTGAAACAAGTTTAGtgattcaaaaaagtaataaaacgaCCAAAACCGCATCTCCTGTGTTACGTGAAAAAAGTACTCGTAAGAGAAAAATCCAGGCTATTTTTCAATGTTGGAaatgtttgtttaaatttacTACGAATTCAGAGCTAGAGAACCATCCGTGCTCTGGAAGTCTAAGATATGATGAAGATGATGAAATTGAGGAAACTGCGAAAGAGGATAACTTTCaagtcaaaattgagcaattagACCATGACTATGGAGTTTCTCCACCTCTGAAGAAAAAGTCTAAAGAAGATGGCAACGTACTTGGAAATGAGGTTTCTATTAAAGAAGAAGTCATTGATGAAGAGGATTATGAAAAGTGTATGTTTGACGAAAAGGTCGAAAAGTCATCAGCTGCTGTATCAGAAAAGTCTAGTGAATGTATTTCATCCTTAGAACCAGAAGTATTAGCCAGTACTATTTATACTTGTCAATTTTGTGGATTTTGTAATTCTGATATATCTGCTCTAAGTGTTCATACAGACAAATGCAAAAGTCTTGGACTTAGACCTTTGCCTGGTCTTTCACAGGAAAAAGCTGTTTCCAGTGCTTCAGGTGGGGGTAGTAGTTGTAGTGAGCAATGTACTGAAAATTTATCTCATCCTAGTTGTTTAGATGGCAAAGATTGCATTTGTCCGTACTGTGGTGTTACTTTTGCCGACTTACAAGAACTCAGATTACATGCGATGAAGGTTAAGTGTCGTTCGATCCAATGTGGCGTATGTAGCAAATTTTATGCCACAACACGAACTCATCAACATCATGAATGTGATGGTCTTAAGTTTAAAGAATCTGAtggaatcatttattttaagattaataaTCTTAATTCTTCCAGTTGGGTGAGTTTAgacgctattttttttaatgcagtattttgttaaataattattattcaaatagttGGTGGACTGTGGAGAATGTGGATTAACCGTTCCATCAAGACATGTACTTCTCCAGCATCAGTCGGCTCGTGTAAACTCTTGTGACAAATGCAAAACAAACTTTTCATCTGTTTGTAAATTCATCTCGCATCCCTGTCTTAAAGATGATTTTGGTGAGGAATTTAATCTAAAAGTATTGTCGTCCTTAAAAACAGGAAATAAtccctcaaaaaaatttatcaaagtgACTGATTTAAACCAAACAATCAAATGTGGAGTTTGTGGAAAGATGTTCATAAATCTTACTGCACTCGAGGCACATCGAAGCAAAGCTCATATTTaggaatatttcatatttatattttgtgatatttagataattatttttctattatataagaaattacctatataaattatattatatacataaccatgttaaatttattatttatgttattcacTCAAgcattattaaatgaattaattatacatttaaaatgatttcttttttgtttctttcatcgcgcaagaaaataaaatattcgatAAATTGTATCAATCATGTTCCTTTATTGGCTTTTATGCCTACCTTCCATTT includes:
- the LOC121115126 gene encoding LOW QUALITY PROTEIN: DNA topoisomerase I, mitochondrial-like (The sequence of the model RefSeq protein was modified relative to this genomic sequence to represent the inferred CDS: inserted 1 base in 1 codon), whose translation is MGENGTMLHHGSSGLNGEAFTNGSTETKASEHRHSSSKHKHKDKERRKETEEERRVRKEQERKEREDRHKREGRREETEEERRARKEKERREREERHKREGRRDETEEERKVRKEKERKEREERHKREGRRDETEDERRLRKERERKEREERHKREGRREETEEERKARKEKEQRHKSKETEEERRVRKDKERAEKEARKRKEMGYDHSMGEEVSFHNHDEEMKMEQQEQQVKDEPQYEEELHEEQDEFEEDRYNNAKQENMEVEVKVQDDSEDDIPLAKKSKNKKRKSRDEDSEDDVPLSKRKKPKVKKVERVEVSKKSKSSKKNHKVKHEVVSPTKSGGRKKKEDKVEVWKWWEEEKVDDGTKWKFLQHRGPLFAPDYDRLPKGVHFYYNDKKMKLSSETEEXGGFYARMIEHEYTEKEVFNRNFFKDWRKVMTREERDIITNLSKCDFREINTYYKKVSEERKNRSKEEKKAEKEKNAAIQDEFGICVIDNHNEKIGNFRIEPPGLFRGRGEHPKQGMLKRRVVPEDVIINCSKDSKFPEPPPGHRWKEVRHDNTVTWLASWTENIQNQIKYVMLNPSSKLKGEKDMLKYEKARELKSKIEKIRDDYTVDFKSKEMRVRQRSVALYFIDKLALRAGNEKDEDQADTVGCCSLRVEHITLHTVKDGKDYCVEFDFLGKDSIRYHNIVPVEKRVFKNVQLFMENKRGEDDLFDRLNTTILNEYLNSLMKGLTAKVFRTFNASFTLQDQLEELTEADDNVPAKMLSYNRANRKVAILCNHQRAAPKTHDKSMQNLQDKIKAKREAVEKAEKDLKQAKKAYKNGGSTSEKVVMDKKKKALERTVEQLDKLETQAVDKEENKTIALGTSKLNYLDPRISVAWSKKFDVPIEKVYNKTQRDKFRWAIEMAGADYVF
- the LOC121115132 gene encoding uncharacterized protein; the encoded protein is MRILLDLEDRPFLLKQLSKLYHELPTDLRSRKSLLPASELILEATEYISYLKSTKVITKETCPFTSEAEQIPKEITEKFAGNYPFFYDGLKKLKTIEELKVLANLMKDPLVSPLKLPCYPLELNTVPRAHIIVYKAFRDQDAEVLVRSCNTTQCINPHHYNEHTTYVFLRTLGRRIANKRDTEGSKVFLHVLLKKLNPREIKIMTKGFSGDRKDCFPVCAKSFPSRGEICVRQLKEYVQHLLYKTFRFHHVEGELCLLSSDRCSLSRGKYRETLLCFNPWHFEFFSFDAENRNKYRYSKSKEHICEPRLVVTLSFSKYMCRLCWTEVSDPCVTSSFNDENDFENDIQFLNSEDRNPELTNYSSIPQASVQSSPVASNITDSQVVESISFSFRKKYIELKVPAVVAEYPLSETSEATKTFSQSNTQSISDKSSETSLVIQKSNKTTKTASPVLREKSTRKRKIQAIFQCWKCLFKFTTNSELENHPCSGSLRYDEDDEIEETAKEDNFQVKIEQLDHDYGVSPPLKKKSKEDGNVLGNEVSIKEEVIDEEDYEKCMFDEKVEKSSAAVSEKSSECISSLEPEVLASTIYTCQFCGFCNSDISALSVHTDKCKSLGLRPLPGLSQEKAVSSASGGGSSCSEQCTENLSHPSCLDGKDCICPYCGVTFADLQELRLHAMKVKCRSIQCGVCSKFYATTRTHQHHECDGLKFKESDGIIYFKINNLNSSSWLVDCGECGLTVPSRHVLLQHQSARVNSCDKCKTNFSSVCKFISHPCLKDDFGEEFNLKVLSSLKTGNNPSKKFIKVTDLNQTIKCGVCGKMFINLTALEAHRSKAHI